The genome window AACCCTAAGTCGCCGGTGCGGAGGAAGGGGCCTTCTCCAGTATCCTGCAAGTAAGCTTGGAAGGTCGTTTTGGTTTCTTCGGGACGTTGCCAGTAGCCTTGAGCGACACCGGGATCTGCTACCCAGATTTCGCCGACTTCGTCTGCTGCACAACGAGTTAGGGTTGGGGAGTTGGCGATCGCCACTTGAGTCTCACAGACTAAACGCCCACAACTGGCGATCGTCCGGACCCCTTCTGTTTGGGTCGGCGGTGCCAGCACGATGCGATTTTTCTCGATCGCGGCAGCCTCAACCGTACAGATGACAGGCGAAGTGCGGACGGGGCTGGTAGAGACAAGCAAAGTGGCTTCGGCTAGTCCGTAAGCGGGCGCAAACGCATGCCACTGAAAACCGCAAGGAGAAAATGTTTCATAAAAGCTTTCCATGACCCTCGGGTTAATCGGTTCGGCAGCGTTGCCTGCTCCTTGCCAACTGCTGAGGTCTAGCGTTTCTAGTTGAGCGGGAGTGACTCGCCGGACACATTGGTCGTAGGCAAAGTTGGGGCCTTGGCTATGGGTGGCTCTATAACGTGAGATAGCTTGCAACCATCGGACGGGCTGTTTAATAAAGGCAAACGGCGACATCACATAACAAGGCGTGCCGTTGTAGAGCGGCTGAGTTAACCCTTCCACCAAACCGTAATCATGGAAGTAAGGCATCCAAGTGACGGTCACACTCTCCGGGGTATATCCACAAGCTCTTTGCAGATATGCGGAGTGAAACATGAGATTCTTGTGGCTGATCATCACCCCTTTGGGTGTAGAAGTCGAGCCAGAAGTATATTGCAGATAAGCCAACGTGTTGCTGTTCACGTTGGGGTCTTGCCACTGCTCTGCTAAGGTGAGATCTACCTGCTCGGTGTCGATCCACCGCATACTTTGAAACTCAGGAAATTCCAATCCTGCATTGGCCAAGATATCGAAGATACGACTGGTGGTTAGCACCACCGAAGCTTGAGCATCTTTGACGATCGCTCGTAACCGAGGTAGCGTTCG of Trichocoleus sp. FACHB-46 contains these proteins:
- a CDS encoding fatty acyl-AMP ligase, which codes for MTQCLSQPIVEFSTLIELLRWRSQQQPEGHAYTFLVDGKTAGPTLTYAELDRQARAIGALLQQHQAQGERALLLYPQGLDVIAAFCGCLYAGIIAIPVPPPDGSRLKRTLPRLRAIVKDAQASVVLTTSRIFDILANAGLEFPEFQSMRWIDTEQVDLTLAEQWQDPNVNSNTLAYLQYTSGSTSTPKGVMISHKNLMFHSAYLQRACGYTPESVTVTWMPYFHDYGLVEGLTQPLYNGTPCYVMSPFAFIKQPVRWLQAISRYRATHSQGPNFAYDQCVRRVTPAQLETLDLSSWQGAGNAAEPINPRVMESFYETFSPCGFQWHAFAPAYGLAEATLLVSTSPVRTSPVICTVEAAAIEKNRIVLAPPTQTEGVRTIASCGRLVCETQVAIANSPTLTRCAADEVGEIWVADPGVAQGYWQRPEETKTTFQAYLQDTGEGPFLRTGDLGFMQDGELFITGRIKDLIIIRGTNHYPQDIEWTVQEVSPALRPDYGAAFSVELEGEERLVVVQEVERQAQNLDVDEVISEIRQAIAEQHELQVYVVVLVKPGNILKTSSGKIQRQACRSSFLAGELEVLADWSENPQIRSNFRHLQGDVNSLLQRIQTTH